In the genome of Eggerthella sp. YY7918, one region contains:
- a CDS encoding molybdopterin-dependent oxidoreductase, with translation MSSVIPLPDGGKIVKTNCFECHAKCGVLCEVDKDGKLVNVKGNPEDPRSEGRMCGKGLSATKILYDPDRLRYPLRRKGERGAGEWEQISWDEAIKWLAQRVEALTEEYGAETIAYGQGTGRGTNQWTGRAGNAGGRVHHSLSPGNICLVPMMVQAFLQFGMFPTFDGCDFDNADCIVFWGSNSVWTEPTYTSGQVGRSRDRGAKLIVIDPFFEHPLAARADHFLGVRPGADVYVAYAWLNVIMNEGLYDHEFTQKYTNAPMLIIEGAEVPLNEALIKEDGNPQAMLVWDKATQSLVEIHSKGIDEDLEYRGMIKTVDGQEVPVKTVWLGLKERADRWTPEAAEEMCWVKADTIRESARTYAQAPAATINVFQGLEEQTNCKDILQLVNCIIAICGNLEKPGGNLSMPFWNQMGPLTGAEPQTQKELRIVDERAPGTVYGISNPTCLFEAMRTGKPYPIKGYIMVQGNPLSWAENTSLVRESLKCLDLLVCMDYYMSPTCELADLVLPSTHWTERDYLADEVCSEWVFGQQKAVEPLYERKSDVWFWRTFGHRLNPEWWPWESDEELFNWQLEQTHAGITWEELKEKWIHRVPQMPSREYEKNGFGTPTGRAELYSVICLVSGSKPFPEATEPKESVFATPDLAKDYPLTAVTGRRYPIYYHSAYRGIPHLREIVPEPQVIFHTSVAKQLGIERDEWVWIESPTGRITMKARPSDGVDPRICVIPHGWWQACPALDLPGYPDGMSNANTITSDRVYNDEYLTPGLRSTLCRIVKKKEGE, from the coding sequence ATGTCATCAGTTATTCCCCTTCCAGACGGGGGGAAGATAGTCAAGACGAACTGCTTCGAGTGTCATGCGAAGTGTGGCGTCCTTTGCGAAGTCGATAAAGACGGCAAGCTGGTGAACGTAAAGGGCAACCCGGAGGACCCGCGCAGCGAAGGCAGGATGTGCGGCAAGGGGCTGTCCGCCACCAAGATACTCTACGATCCCGACAGACTCCGCTATCCTCTGCGACGCAAGGGAGAGCGCGGAGCGGGGGAGTGGGAGCAGATTTCGTGGGATGAGGCCATCAAATGGCTTGCCCAGCGGGTGGAAGCGCTCACCGAAGAGTACGGAGCCGAAACGATCGCCTACGGACAGGGCACCGGCCGCGGCACAAACCAATGGACGGGACGCGCGGGCAACGCGGGCGGGCGCGTACATCACAGTCTCTCGCCCGGCAACATTTGCCTTGTGCCCATGATGGTGCAGGCTTTTTTGCAGTTTGGCATGTTTCCGACGTTCGATGGATGCGATTTCGACAATGCAGACTGCATCGTGTTTTGGGGTTCGAACTCGGTTTGGACCGAGCCTACGTACACGTCGGGCCAAGTGGGTCGCAGCCGCGACCGCGGGGCAAAGCTCATCGTCATCGATCCGTTCTTTGAACACCCCTTAGCTGCGCGCGCTGACCATTTCTTGGGCGTGCGACCGGGGGCTGACGTCTATGTGGCCTATGCATGGCTCAACGTCATCATGAACGAGGGTCTTTACGACCATGAGTTCACGCAGAAATACACCAATGCACCCATGCTTATCATCGAAGGCGCCGAGGTGCCGCTTAACGAGGCGCTCATTAAGGAGGACGGCAACCCGCAGGCTATGCTTGTGTGGGATAAGGCAACCCAATCGCTTGTGGAAATACACTCCAAAGGCATCGACGAGGACTTGGAATATCGCGGTATGATCAAGACGGTCGATGGCCAAGAAGTTCCCGTTAAAACGGTGTGGCTGGGGCTGAAGGAACGTGCCGACCGCTGGACTCCCGAAGCTGCTGAGGAGATGTGCTGGGTTAAGGCAGACACGATTCGAGAATCTGCACGCACCTATGCGCAAGCTCCGGCGGCGACCATCAACGTGTTTCAGGGTTTGGAGGAGCAGACGAACTGCAAAGACATCCTCCAGCTGGTGAATTGCATCATTGCCATCTGCGGAAATTTGGAAAAGCCTGGCGGTAACTTGAGCATGCCCTTCTGGAACCAGATGGGACCCCTCACCGGTGCTGAGCCGCAGACGCAAAAAGAGCTGCGTATCGTCGACGAGCGTGCGCCGGGTACGGTATACGGCATTTCGAACCCGACGTGTTTGTTTGAGGCCATGCGCACCGGTAAACCCTATCCCATCAAGGGCTACATAATGGTGCAGGGCAATCCGTTGTCGTGGGCTGAAAACACCTCGCTTGTGCGCGAGTCGCTCAAATGTCTCGACCTGCTTGTTTGCATGGATTATTACATGTCGCCCACCTGTGAGCTAGCCGACCTTGTACTTCCCTCGACCCATTGGACCGAGCGCGACTATTTGGCCGACGAGGTTTGCAGCGAATGGGTCTTCGGGCAGCAGAAAGCCGTCGAGCCTTTGTACGAGCGCAAAAGCGACGTGTGGTTCTGGCGTACGTTCGGACACCGCCTGAATCCCGAGTGGTGGCCGTGGGAAAGCGACGAGGAGCTGTTCAATTGGCAGCTTGAGCAAACGCATGCGGGCATCACCTGGGAAGAGCTGAAGGAAAAGTGGATTCACCGTGTTCCGCAAATGCCTTCACGTGAATACGAAAAAAACGGGTTCGGTACGCCGACGGGTCGTGCGGAGCTGTATTCGGTCATCTGTTTGGTGTCGGGATCCAAACCCTTCCCCGAGGCAACGGAGCCAAAAGAAAGCGTATTCGCCACGCCTGATCTTGCGAAAGACTACCCGTTGACGGCGGTGACCGGCCGCCGGTATCCCATCTACTATCATTCAGCCTACCGCGGCATTCCGCATTTGCGCGAAATTGTGCCGGAGCCGCAGGTTATCTTCCATACCTCGGTGGCAAAGCAGCTTGGTATCGAGCGGGACGAGTGGGTATGGATCGAATCTCCAACAGGGCGCATCACCATGAAGGCGCGCCCCAGCGATGGGGTGGATCCGCGTATCTGTGTTATTCCGCATGGATGGTGGCAGGCGTGCCCTGCGCTCGATTTGCCGGGGTATCCCGATGGCATGTCGAATGCGAACACCATCACGAGCGACCGCGTCTATAACGACGAATACTTAACGCCGGGATTGCGCAGCACGCTGTGCCGCATCGTTAAGAAGAAGGAAGGTGAATAG
- a CDS encoding 4Fe-4S dicluster domain-containing protein yields MAEAKRHWGMVIDLDKCTGCQACAVACKMENDVDLGVFWNRVYRMGPIGQYPDKLEMFYFPNQCMHCEEPSCVAVCPTKATYQTDDGIVLVDSSLCFGCQYCIWACPYEARTLNPNTKTVEKCILCVHKLEQGEKPACVYTCTTGCRTVGDLNDPESEISKVLEANEDRQYRVHLEFGNKPSVIYLVPRKGAETLCKSIGRS; encoded by the coding sequence ATGGCCGAAGCAAAACGTCATTGGGGCATGGTCATCGACCTCGATAAATGCACGGGCTGCCAGGCGTGCGCCGTGGCGTGCAAGATGGAAAACGATGTCGATTTGGGCGTGTTTTGGAATCGCGTGTACCGCATGGGGCCCATCGGCCAGTATCCCGATAAGCTGGAGATGTTCTATTTCCCCAACCAGTGCATGCACTGCGAGGAGCCGAGCTGCGTGGCGGTGTGCCCCACCAAGGCAACCTACCAAACCGACGACGGCATTGTGCTGGTGGATTCCAGCCTGTGCTTTGGCTGTCAGTATTGCATTTGGGCATGTCCTTACGAGGCACGTACGCTAAATCCGAACACCAAGACCGTAGAAAAATGCATTCTGTGCGTGCACAAGCTGGAGCAGGGAGAAAAGCCGGCGTGTGTGTACACCTGCACCACGGGGTGCCGTACGGTGGGCGATCTGAATGATCCTGAAAGTGAGATATCTAAAGTATTGGAGGCAAACGAGGATCGACAGTATCGCGTGCATCTTGAGTTCGGCAACAAACCGTCCGTCATCTACCTCGTACCTCGGAAAGGAGCTGAGACGCTATGCAAATCCATTGGCCGCTCGTAA
- a CDS encoding DmsC/YnfH family molybdoenzyme membrane anchor subunit: MQIHWPLVISTVCQRVGLGMFVCAFLANLCFGLMLPMNYVAIATLVLLCVGGIASIFHLQTPTRFFNAFSNFGSHLTQEAFVTPFLGIALLACCLDGLVFNLGAGSLALQAVAVLLSLLFLVCTGLSYQMGSRPAWNTPFVLGLFLLTAAEAGSIATLAVCLLALGTLPLGVSLAAIVLLAACIVVQFAYVSRMRHVGYGVNVRAGEEPYRFTYIAWIACGVVATAVASVLAIVLSSALLALVALVASAVGIVAWTVLFFKGALKVKMFPMYPVDLNLDM, translated from the coding sequence ATGCAAATCCATTGGCCGCTCGTAATATCGACCGTCTGTCAGCGCGTTGGCTTGGGGATGTTTGTGTGCGCGTTTTTGGCCAACCTCTGCTTTGGACTCATGCTTCCGATGAACTACGTCGCCATAGCCACGCTGGTACTTCTGTGTGTGGGTGGCATCGCATCCATCTTCCATCTGCAAACGCCGACGCGTTTCTTCAATGCGTTTTCGAACTTTGGGTCGCACCTTACCCAAGAGGCGTTCGTGACCCCGTTTTTGGGCATCGCACTGCTGGCGTGCTGCCTTGACGGCCTGGTCTTTAACTTGGGTGCGGGATCTCTAGCGCTTCAGGCGGTGGCGGTGCTTCTGTCACTTCTGTTTTTGGTTTGCACGGGGCTTTCCTACCAAATGGGATCGCGTCCTGCATGGAACACGCCGTTTGTGCTGGGACTCTTTCTGCTGACAGCCGCCGAAGCCGGATCAATCGCGACGCTTGCGGTGTGCCTGCTTGCGCTCGGCACCCTGCCTCTGGGGGTTTCCTTGGCTGCGATAGTGTTGCTTGCTGCCTGTATTGTTGTGCAGTTCGCATATGTATCGCGCATGCGCCATGTGGGGTATGGCGTCAATGTACGTGCAGGTGAAGAACCATATCGTTTCACCTATATCGCATGGATCGCGTGTGGCGTGGTTGCAACAGCCGTTGCGTCGGTGCTGGCAATCGTGCTTTCGTCTGCGCTTCTTGCACTCGTTGCGCTTGTGGCTTCGGCTGTGGGAATTGTTGCATGGACGGTATTGTTCTTTAAAGGCGCCCTCAAAGTAAAAATGTTCCCTATGTATCCGGTTGATCTGAATCTCGATATGTAA
- a CDS encoding MFS transporter, whose protein sequence is MEKKFIGWRVVVATGLLYALLGNFGLAAAQLAIPAMAVDPSVAMNRSMIGLGFTVFILMQGLPGPLIGKFIAKYGARKAFIASAALIIATGILMGLFAGASTVAYVVLFGVLLSFSCTLGGQIATQTTVGSWFVMKRGLAMAVTMGLGGLVAFAFPLITNAAMGPEGNWHMGFYLISLMALVALIIAFIFMKDKPEDVGQLPDGGVVADAAAEDAEAQPSAKQPVSKVYKTLQPKTSKAALRSLPFWLIWFGSFSVFVALNLAVSSGVLYFAGLGLDTGVIAGAVAVQGIAAVAVNLVIAPLADRIEPARILGVCALLTAIGAFLAFICAPGSVVILYAYYILLGIGFGGNTSVMPTAFANYFGIEHFPKIMGMVLLLLSVFSALVPVIAGVVFDAIGVYTPMFMAVAIIGALGGIAALLVPFPKKG, encoded by the coding sequence ATGGAAAAGAAATTCATCGGCTGGCGCGTGGTTGTGGCGACCGGTTTGCTCTATGCACTGCTCGGGAACTTTGGTCTTGCCGCTGCACAGTTGGCAATTCCTGCTATGGCTGTCGATCCCAGTGTGGCTATGAACCGCAGCATGATAGGCCTTGGGTTCACGGTGTTTATTCTTATGCAAGGTCTTCCCGGACCACTTATTGGGAAGTTCATTGCAAAGTACGGTGCGCGTAAGGCATTCATCGCCAGCGCGGCGCTCATTATCGCGACCGGCATTCTCATGGGTTTGTTTGCTGGAGCGAGTACCGTTGCTTATGTGGTGCTGTTTGGCGTGCTGCTGAGCTTCTCGTGCACGCTTGGCGGCCAGATTGCCACCCAAACTACGGTGGGCAGCTGGTTTGTGATGAAGCGCGGTTTAGCCATGGCTGTCACCATGGGGCTTGGCGGCCTTGTGGCGTTTGCTTTCCCGCTTATCACCAATGCCGCCATGGGTCCTGAGGGCAACTGGCATATGGGCTTCTATCTCATTTCCCTTATGGCGCTCGTGGCGCTTATCATTGCGTTCATCTTTATGAAAGACAAGCCGGAGGATGTGGGACAGCTTCCCGACGGAGGTGTTGTGGCAGATGCCGCTGCCGAGGACGCTGAGGCGCAGCCCAGCGCTAAGCAGCCCGTCTCAAAGGTGTACAAGACCTTGCAACCGAAGACAAGCAAGGCTGCGCTTCGCAGCTTGCCTTTCTGGCTTATCTGGTTTGGATCGTTCAGCGTATTCGTGGCGCTCAACCTTGCAGTGTCGTCGGGTGTTTTGTACTTTGCCGGGCTTGGACTTGACACCGGCGTGATTGCCGGAGCCGTGGCGGTACAGGGTATAGCCGCAGTGGCGGTAAACCTCGTGATCGCTCCGCTGGCTGATCGCATTGAGCCGGCACGCATCCTTGGCGTTTGCGCACTTCTGACGGCAATCGGAGCATTTCTGGCATTCATCTGTGCGCCCGGTTCCGTTGTCATTCTGTATGCGTACTACATTTTGCTGGGTATCGGCTTTGGTGGAAACACGTCGGTTATGCCGACAGCGTTCGCCAACTACTTCGGCATTGAACATTTCCCGAAGATCATGGGCATGGTGCTTTTGCTTCTGTCGGTGTTCTCTGCCCTCGTGCCGGTCATTGCGGGTGTGGTGTTTGATGCGATCGGCGTCTATACGCCGATGTTTATGGCGGTTGCAATCATTGGTGCTCTGGGTGGTATTGCCGCGCTTTTGGTTCCGTTTCCCAAAAAGGGGTAG
- a CDS encoding metalloregulator ArsR/SmtB family transcription factor gives MKKGLVNRTCAYNKAISDPNRMRMIKILGSHEPETLKVGDIAEILGLSQPATTKHLQIMEEVGLFTRKREGTSVYYSLDTEALFDYRKQIDYAFEHAFTPCAHGFKCDECPVMDTCM, from the coding sequence ATGAAGAAGGGGCTTGTTAATCGCACCTGTGCTTATAACAAGGCAATCAGTGATCCTAATCGCATGAGGATGATAAAAATTCTTGGCTCGCATGAACCAGAGACTCTCAAGGTGGGGGACATCGCCGAGATTCTGGGGCTTTCGCAACCTGCGACCACAAAACACCTTCAAATCATGGAAGAAGTGGGGCTGTTTACCCGAAAACGTGAGGGTACCTCGGTGTATTACTCGCTTGATACCGAGGCCCTGTTCGATTACCGCAAGCAAATTGATTACGCCTTTGAGCATGCTTTTACCCCCTGTGCTCATGGGTTCAAATGTGACGAGTGCCCCGTTATGGATACCTGTATGTAA
- a CDS encoding 4Fe-4S binding protein, translated as MTREWDYRRLNEKETDYRLRRRGLGIRDAIKRHTAATSKSDTFGQFFFRAIIKVAPLTKFAPTDWLIKKVAMMGGTKNTKGFSVPLYVETAEPVTKGTRRIELNQPVMREVKPVHPPIELIQDAVRRASYRAIMHECLCRKIQGCTDYPIDLGCLFIGPAAKACVERGIAHEATLEECLAHIDRAQKAGLSAGAYFVEVEEYVWGFHDADMPNFLEFCFCCPCCCSATLFEQRAGGELKRILHQGIGWSCTVDAQACLGCGACVDVCPHNRMSFVGGKAQPLETCAGCGQCLKVCPQEALHVRQTGETKLRIEDYFEKLHATF; from the coding sequence ATGACACGCGAATGGGATTATCGGCGCCTCAACGAAAAGGAAACCGACTACCGCTTGCGTCGGCGGGGACTGGGTATTCGCGATGCGATCAAGCGACATACCGCCGCGACGTCGAAAAGCGACACCTTCGGGCAGTTCTTTTTCCGTGCCATCATCAAAGTTGCGCCATTGACAAAGTTTGCTCCAACTGACTGGCTTATTAAAAAGGTTGCGATGATGGGAGGTACGAAGAATACCAAGGGTTTTTCTGTGCCGCTTTATGTCGAGACCGCTGAGCCGGTGACAAAAGGAACGCGTCGAATCGAACTCAACCAACCGGTCATGCGTGAGGTAAAGCCCGTTCACCCGCCTATCGAGTTGATACAGGATGCCGTGCGGCGGGCGAGCTACCGTGCCATCATGCATGAATGCCTCTGTCGAAAGATCCAGGGATGTACCGATTATCCCATTGATCTGGGTTGTCTTTTTATCGGTCCTGCAGCAAAAGCATGTGTTGAACGGGGCATTGCGCATGAGGCAACGCTTGAAGAGTGTTTGGCGCATATCGATCGGGCGCAGAAGGCGGGCTTGTCTGCTGGCGCGTATTTCGTTGAAGTTGAAGAGTACGTATGGGGATTCCACGATGCCGATATGCCGAATTTCCTTGAATTTTGCTTCTGCTGTCCGTGTTGCTGCTCGGCGACGCTTTTCGAACAGCGGGCAGGAGGCGAACTTAAGCGCATTCTGCATCAAGGAATCGGCTGGAGCTGCACGGTGGATGCGCAAGCGTGCCTTGGCTGCGGCGCCTGTGTGGATGTCTGCCCCCATAATCGCATGAGCTTTGTCGGGGGGAAGGCCCAGCCGCTTGAGACGTGCGCAGGGTGTGGCCAGTGCTTAAAGGTATGCCCGCAAGAAGCGCTTCATGTGCGCCAGACGGGGGAAACAAAGCTGCGCATTGAAGACTATTTCGAAAAGCTGCATGCGACATTTTAA
- a CDS encoding FAD/NAD(P)-binding protein: MAFDAETIIVGAGAAGMNCAFKLQEAKRPYLLISDTIGGRICNDEQKHMNYGAVFYFGSYKNMLASDLLIPGPDVLPSLTQGCCHPDKERQYAALSVTTALDAPSLLRFTNFMKKEFLPHYTQFKENCEVMEVRAALEKDPFINQLYHETAAQMIERVGFKKIADDLVSMFAHGCTGSKISTLSGLDYLNCVQPLTLNLPSMSTYMSLKRFDFDSAKTVQRLAEGSGGVVMDTVRAVEQLEGGWAVVCASGARYTAQNLVMAAPADVTRDLLAPVEAVENFEVRNASVLYGYVVAGKMKDRYEHHMVHIFTDSIPIIFTAKRFDGDYEVFTEIDFEEGRKFDEYFDEWEVLGVKHWEKALFTNPNLVLPQNLAPGLIMAGDHNGLGMEPAAISGIYAANKIMGKTQD; this comes from the coding sequence ATGGCGTTTGATGCGGAAACTATCATTGTCGGGGCGGGCGCGGCCGGTATGAACTGCGCGTTCAAGTTGCAGGAAGCAAAGCGGCCCTATCTGCTGATCAGCGACACCATAGGTGGGCGTATTTGCAACGACGAGCAGAAGCATATGAACTACGGTGCCGTGTTCTATTTTGGCAGCTATAAGAATATGCTTGCATCTGACTTGCTTATACCGGGCCCCGACGTGCTGCCAAGCTTGACGCAAGGTTGTTGTCACCCCGATAAAGAACGCCAGTATGCGGCACTCTCTGTAACCACTGCGCTTGATGCACCGTCGCTTCTTCGCTTCACCAACTTCATGAAAAAGGAGTTTTTGCCCCATTACACACAGTTCAAAGAAAACTGCGAAGTGATGGAAGTACGTGCAGCGCTTGAGAAGGATCCTTTCATCAATCAGCTGTACCATGAGACAGCTGCCCAAATGATTGAGCGTGTGGGTTTCAAGAAAATCGCCGACGATTTGGTGAGCATGTTCGCTCACGGCTGTACAGGTTCAAAAATCAGCACGTTGTCGGGTTTGGATTACTTGAATTGTGTGCAGCCCCTGACGCTCAATTTGCCAAGCATGTCCACCTATATGAGCCTTAAACGCTTCGATTTTGATTCTGCCAAAACGGTGCAGCGGTTAGCTGAAGGTTCGGGCGGCGTTGTTATGGATACTGTGAGGGCCGTAGAGCAGCTAGAGGGCGGATGGGCGGTTGTATGCGCATCGGGCGCTCGCTATACGGCGCAAAATCTGGTAATGGCTGCTCCTGCCGATGTGACACGCGACTTATTGGCTCCCGTTGAAGCAGTAGAAAACTTTGAAGTGCGCAATGCTTCGGTGCTTTATGGCTATGTAGTAGCGGGAAAAATGAAGGATCGTTACGAGCATCATATGGTACACATCTTCACCGACTCGATTCCCATTATTTTTACCGCCAAGCGGTTTGATGGCGACTATGAGGTGTTCACCGAGATCGACTTCGAAGAAGGTCGCAAGTTCGACGAATACTTCGATGAGTGGGAGGTGCTCGGGGTGAAGCATTGGGAAAAGGCATTGTTCACAAATCCTAACCTTGTGCTGCCGCAAAACCTTGCGCCAGGTCTCATCATGGCAGGCGATCACAACGGACTTGGCATGGAACCCGCAGCTATTAGCGGGATATACGCTGCCAACAAAATTATGGGCAAAACGCAAGACTAA
- a CDS encoding NfeD family protein codes for MSPFIWLGVAVVMGLVEAFSLSLITMWFVVGALVAFVASLLGFDIAVQIGIFLVVSVACLIVLRPVFVKYRDRGKLEEPTCIGQVAIVDEAIDNDRLVGRVETADHMTWAARSANGEPIAAGVNVVIVGQESVRLIVEPLNRKES; via the coding sequence GTGAGCCCCTTTATCTGGCTTGGTGTGGCGGTTGTCATGGGCCTCGTTGAAGCGTTCTCGCTCAGCCTTATCACCATGTGGTTTGTCGTCGGCGCTCTTGTGGCGTTCGTGGCAAGCCTGCTCGGCTTCGATATCGCTGTTCAAATTGGCATATTTCTGGTTGTCTCAGTGGCTTGTCTCATCGTGCTGCGACCGGTGTTTGTGAAATACCGCGATCGCGGCAAGCTTGAGGAACCCACCTGCATTGGACAGGTTGCCATAGTTGACGAGGCGATCGACAATGATCGCCTCGTTGGACGTGTTGAGACTGCGGATCATATGACCTGGGCGGCTCGTTCCGCAAACGGTGAGCCTATTGCTGCAGGTGTCAATGTTGTTATTGTTGGGCAGGAAAGCGTCAGGCTTATTGTAGAACCCCTCAATCGAAAGGAATCCTAG
- a CDS encoding SPFH domain-containing protein: protein MDPVLIFLIVLGVLVILFAITCIKIVPQAEAAIVERLGSYLTTWNNGLHVKVPFIDRVRPFVSLKEQVFDFPPQPVITKDNVTMSIDTVVFFKIVDPKLFSYGVENPIIAIENLTATTLRNIIGDLDLDTTLVSRDTINAKMRSILDEATDAWGIKVNRVEVKNITPPAAIQQAMEKQMKAEREKREAVLLAEGEKQAAITIAEGNKQALILSAEAQKQQVILAAEAEKEKQIREAEGEASAILNVQQATADGIRMVREAGADSAVLTLQAFEALKSVANGRATKLIIPSDIQGVAGLAASLKEIVVDDAPKETKEG from the coding sequence ATGGACCCGGTTCTGATATTTCTCATTGTACTCGGTGTATTGGTGATACTGTTCGCAATCACCTGCATCAAGATTGTTCCCCAGGCCGAGGCTGCCATTGTCGAACGCTTGGGATCGTACCTCACCACCTGGAATAACGGCCTGCATGTCAAGGTGCCGTTTATCGATCGGGTGCGGCCCTTCGTCTCCCTTAAAGAGCAGGTGTTTGACTTCCCGCCGCAGCCCGTCATCACGAAAGATAACGTCACCATGTCCATCGACACCGTGGTGTTCTTCAAGATTGTGGATCCGAAGCTGTTCAGCTACGGCGTGGAGAATCCCATCATCGCGATTGAGAACCTCACGGCTACCACGCTGCGTAATATTATCGGCGATTTGGACCTTGATACCACGCTGGTGTCGCGTGACACCATCAACGCAAAGATGCGTTCCATTTTGGACGAGGCCACCGATGCGTGGGGCATTAAGGTGAACCGCGTCGAAGTGAAGAACATCACACCGCCTGCAGCCATCCAGCAGGCTATGGAGAAGCAGATGAAGGCCGAGCGAGAAAAGCGCGAAGCTGTACTTTTGGCTGAAGGCGAAAAGCAAGCTGCCATCACCATTGCCGAAGGCAACAAGCAGGCGCTCATCTTGTCGGCAGAGGCGCAGAAGCAGCAGGTCATTCTTGCTGCCGAAGCTGAAAAAGAGAAGCAAATTCGTGAGGCGGAGGGCGAGGCCTCGGCCATTTTGAACGTGCAGCAGGCAACGGCTGACGGCATCCGTATGGTGCGTGAAGCGGGCGCCGACAGTGCCGTTTTGACGCTTCAGGCGTTCGAAGCGCTGAAGTCAGTTGCAAACGGACGCGCGACGAAACTTATCATCCCTTCCGATATTCAAGGCGTGGCGGGGCTTGCCGCAAGTCTCAAAGAGATCGTCGTGGACGACGCGCCGAAAGAAACGAAGGAAGGCTAA
- a CDS encoding InlB B-repeat-containing protein has protein sequence MERLQKTSVYLVACSLMVLCALVLCALAPRVAWAASAGTVQEFETLVDDPSVSSIELTASLDFTYPVDKYKNYDLSNKSVDLSGFTITANNAAICFVGENFVLQNGTFSCNGASSTSFGSYALFIGDNATTDNAVIQNVTTQGGINVFNATNVTLRDVNVTGTKYYAVWCDEGGQVSIESGTFSSNGVAVLAGVSKEDDALMKVQGGTFITNGANSQPLVLKGNYMEPVISGGTFDTNEVVEYVPVDSAALWDGGSISVLDKATVESQTVCAVDGVHYKTAAEASSATGGAPLSYKVTLGGEGVAETNVFVADGSLMAAPDPAPLREGYTFLGWFKGDNVWKFDTDTVTGPLVLTAKWEPHIYKVTFDDGIDETADTVVEVKHGESITKPVDPVRKGYTFAGWFSDKAFTQAYDFSAPVTGNLTLYASWTQEGAVQNSTAKALPPTGDTTPIVPLALVCGIVVIGVGASLVYRKDARR, from the coding sequence ATGGAACGGTTGCAAAAGACGAGCGTCTATCTGGTCGCCTGCTCGTTGATGGTTTTGTGCGCGCTTGTCCTGTGTGCGCTTGCGCCCCGAGTAGCATGGGCTGCTTCGGCGGGTACGGTACAGGAATTTGAAACATTGGTAGACGATCCGAGCGTTTCTTCTATCGAGCTGACAGCAAGTCTTGATTTTACTTATCCGGTGGACAAGTATAAAAACTATGACCTCAGCAATAAGAGCGTGGACCTCTCGGGTTTCACTATTACGGCGAACAATGCGGCCATCTGTTTTGTCGGCGAGAATTTTGTGCTGCAAAACGGTACGTTTTCCTGCAATGGCGCAAGCTCCACTTCCTTTGGAAGCTACGCTCTCTTTATAGGCGACAACGCAACTACCGACAATGCGGTGATACAGAATGTGACCACGCAGGGCGGCATTAATGTATTTAACGCAACTAACGTAACGTTGCGCGATGTGAATGTCACAGGTACGAAATATTATGCCGTTTGGTGCGACGAGGGCGGGCAGGTGAGTATTGAGAGCGGTACCTTTTCTTCAAATGGCGTTGCAGTTTTAGCTGGTGTTTCCAAAGAGGACGATGCCTTGATGAAGGTGCAAGGCGGTACCTTCATCACAAATGGCGCAAATAGTCAGCCACTCGTGCTCAAAGGAAACTATATGGAGCCTGTGATATCGGGTGGCACGTTCGACACAAACGAAGTGGTTGAGTATGTCCCCGTCGATTCGGCTGCCTTATGGGATGGCGGTTCCATCTCCGTCCTTGATAAAGCGACCGTTGAATCGCAAACAGTCTGTGCGGTCGACGGTGTTCACTATAAGACTGCGGCAGAAGCCTCATCAGCAACGGGCGGCGCTCCTCTCTCTTACAAAGTGACGTTAGGAGGAGAAGGCGTGGCCGAGACGAATGTTTTTGTAGCTGACGGCAGCCTGATGGCGGCTCCAGATCCGGCGCCTTTGCGCGAAGGCTATACGTTCCTCGGCTGGTTTAAGGGTGACAACGTGTGGAAGTTCGATACGGATACCGTTACCGGTCCGCTGGTACTCACGGCAAAATGGGAGCCTCATATCTACAAGGTTACGTTTGATGACGGCATAGACGAAACCGCTGATACCGTAGTCGAAGTCAAGCATGGCGAGTCTATTACCAAGCCTGTCGACCCTGTTCGCAAGGGGTATACGTTTGCTGGCTGGTTCTCCGATAAAGCGTTTACTCAGGCGTATGATTTCTCTGCTCCTGTTACCGGAAACCTGACACTGTATGCATCGTGGACTCAGGAGGGTGCGGTCCAAAACAGCACAGCAAAGGCTCTTCCTCCGACGGGCGATACGACTCCGATAGTGCCCCTTGCTCTCGTGTGCGGCATTGTGGTCATAGGGGTAGGCGCAAGCCTTGTTTACCGCAAGGATGCTCGCAGATAA